The following coding sequences lie in one Megalodesulfovibrio gigas DSM 1382 = ATCC 19364 genomic window:
- a CDS encoding 4Fe-4S dicluster domain-containing protein, translating to MPKAFLVDTTRCTACRGCQVACKEWKDHPPVATKQTGTHQNPPDLNPYNYKLVRFSEHLLDGVVKWYFFPDQCRHCVAPPCKNTADMSLEGAVIQDEATGAVIFTEKTKEISKADQESIRESCPYDIPRSNEKTGLLTKCDMCIDRVQANRLPMCVKSCAMGAMQFGEREEMLKVAQARLAEIKAEFPAAKLLDADDVAVIFLVEDDPKRYHTHAVAQLTAPAGPLSRQQFLARANPLRGLARTFHG from the coding sequence ATGCCCAAGGCGTTTCTCGTCGATACCACCCGCTGCACGGCCTGCCGCGGCTGCCAGGTGGCCTGCAAGGAATGGAAGGACCATCCGCCCGTGGCCACCAAACAGACCGGCACGCACCAGAACCCGCCGGATCTGAACCCCTATAACTACAAACTCGTCCGTTTCAGCGAGCACCTGCTTGATGGCGTGGTCAAATGGTACTTTTTTCCGGATCAGTGCCGCCACTGTGTGGCGCCGCCCTGCAAGAACACCGCAGATATGAGCCTGGAAGGCGCCGTCATCCAGGACGAAGCCACAGGCGCGGTGATTTTCACGGAAAAAACCAAGGAGATCTCCAAGGCCGATCAGGAATCCATCCGGGAATCCTGTCCCTACGACATCCCGCGAAGCAACGAGAAAACCGGCCTGCTCACCAAGTGCGACATGTGCATCGACCGCGTCCAGGCCAACCGCCTGCCCATGTGCGTCAAGAGTTGCGCCATGGGGGCCATGCAGTTTGGCGAGCGCGAGGAGATGCTTAAAGTCGCCCAGGCCCGTCTGGCCGAAATCAAGGCCGAATTCCCCGCCGCCAAGCTGTTGGATGCGGACGATGTGGCCGTCATCTTCCTGGTGGAGGATGATCCCAAACGCTACCACACCCACGCCGTGGCCCAGCTGACCGCACCTGCCGGGCCGCTCTCGCGTCAACAGTTCCTGGCCAGGGCCAATCCCTTGAGGGGCCTGGCCCGTACCTTCCACGGCTAG
- a CDS encoding formate dehydrogenase accessory protein FdhE yields the protein MESTRVSPAAARLLADAATLSRELPELKGLIESVAPLLAARAELLETLPGWQGPLPQVEEPHFCQGNYLLAESGFQALAPLLPLAAQRLLPAMTTAFPGLAGELDTLQRGLTEGALPFADLEALALDEEDIRLAGVSPEVLRFVAWQLVKPLLERQAQDLASLIRHLPWTQATCPICGGGPDFSRLLRPKDNAEFITAHGGARHLRCATCAAEWKYKRISCPACGNEEPSTLTVLRNEARPGDRVDACDVCKAYLLCLDASEMIDIPDTSIAMLTMLPLELRARQAGYTPMALQPWELEEPAC from the coding sequence ATGGAATCCACGCGCGTTTCTCCCGCTGCGGCCCGTCTGCTGGCCGATGCTGCAACACTCTCCAGGGAACTGCCGGAATTGAAAGGACTGATCGAAAGCGTCGCCCCGCTGTTGGCCGCCCGGGCCGAGCTGCTGGAGACGCTCCCCGGCTGGCAGGGACCGTTGCCACAGGTGGAAGAGCCGCATTTCTGCCAGGGAAATTACCTGTTGGCCGAGTCTGGATTTCAGGCCCTTGCCCCGTTGCTCCCCCTGGCCGCCCAGCGACTGCTGCCGGCCATGACCACGGCCTTTCCCGGCCTGGCCGGGGAGCTGGACACCCTGCAACGAGGCCTGACAGAGGGTGCCCTGCCCTTTGCTGATCTGGAAGCCCTGGCCCTGGACGAAGAGGATATCCGCCTTGCCGGCGTGTCGCCAGAGGTGTTGCGGTTTGTCGCCTGGCAGTTGGTCAAGCCGCTGCTGGAGCGCCAGGCCCAGGATCTGGCGTCCCTCATCCGCCACCTGCCCTGGACGCAGGCCACCTGCCCCATCTGCGGTGGCGGGCCAGACTTCTCCCGTCTGCTGCGGCCGAAGGACAACGCCGAATTCATCACGGCCCACGGCGGCGCGCGCCACCTGCGCTGCGCCACCTGCGCCGCGGAATGGAAATACAAGCGCATCAGCTGCCCTGCCTGCGGCAACGAGGAGCCCTCGACGCTGACGGTCCTGCGCAACGAAGCCCGCCCCGGCGACCGCGTGGACGCCTGCGACGTCTGCAAGGCCTACCTGCTGTGCCTTGATGCGTCAGAAATGATCGATATCCCAGATACTTCAATCGCCATGCTCACCATGCTTCCCCTGGAACTGCGCGCCCGCCAGGCCGGCTACACGCCCATGGCCCTGCAACCCTGGGAGCTGGAGGAGCCGGCGTGCTGA
- a CDS encoding recombinase family protein has protein sequence MAIVGYARVSSRGQSLQVQRDKLAHCDKLFEETRSGASGERPRLNACLEYVREGDTLVVTRLDRLARSTLHLCQIAEQLTRKKVYLKVLDQNIDTGDATGRLLFNMLGAIGQFETEIRAERQMDGILKAKENGVKFGRSKALRPHEILELQQKRASGLLIKDLMREYGLSKATIYRYLGKAMG, from the coding sequence ATGGCCATCGTCGGCTATGCCAGGGTCTCTTCGCGGGGACAGAGCCTGCAAGTGCAGCGGGACAAGCTGGCCCATTGTGACAAGCTCTTTGAAGAAACCCGCTCGGGCGCATCCGGGGAACGACCCAGGCTCAACGCCTGTCTGGAGTATGTGCGCGAAGGCGACACGCTGGTGGTGACGCGGCTGGACCGGCTTGCCCGATCCACCTTGCACCTGTGCCAGATCGCCGAACAGCTCACGCGCAAGAAGGTCTACCTCAAGGTGCTCGATCAGAACATCGACACCGGCGACGCCACAGGGCGGCTTCTGTTCAACATGCTGGGCGCCATCGGGCAGTTTGAGACGGAAATCCGAGCCGAGCGGCAGATGGACGGCATCCTCAAGGCCAAGGAAAACGGGGTCAAGTTCGGGCGCAGCAAGGCTCTGCGCCCGCACGAGATTTTGGAGTTGCAGCAAAAACGGGCGAGTGGGCTCCTGATTAAGGACCTGATGCGAGAGTATGGCCTCTCCAAGGCGACGATTTACAGGTACCTTGGGAAAGCGATGGGCTGA
- a CDS encoding type II toxin-antitoxin system HipA family toxin, whose translation MTPRELQVWWDARLVGTLSQQDGRLGFVYAAPWLESATARPLSMSLPLRAEIFDDRAARPFFAGLLPEGAMRASIARMLHISARNDFALLDRLGGECAGAVTLLEPGQTPAEEATFTRDGGEGGEEGERVRWLDDAALLQLMEELPRRPLLAGEAGVRLSLAGAQDKLPVVVWEGRIGLPLHGTASTHILKPAIAGVEGSVCNEWFCMTLAARLKLHTAAVQVHRVAGRALLLVTRYDRQRLANGTIHRLHQEDFCQALGVPPEYKYQNEGGPDAAQCFSLLRQATRPSAPHLLALLDAMLFNALLGNHDAHAKNFSLLYAAQGAVLAPLYDVLCTAVYPELTDRMAMKIGGRYVFEDVMPRHWERFATASGLSAAQLKKRLATLAARLPVLAETLVAETIQQGETHAILTPILEELHRRCALTRARLERGA comes from the coding sequence GTGACGCCGCGGGAGTTGCAGGTCTGGTGGGATGCCCGGCTTGTGGGGACGCTTTCACAACAGGACGGGCGGCTGGGATTCGTGTATGCGGCGCCGTGGCTGGAGTCTGCCACGGCGCGCCCCTTGTCCATGTCCTTGCCCCTGCGCGCGGAGATCTTCGACGACAGGGCCGCCCGGCCCTTTTTTGCCGGCTTGTTGCCCGAAGGCGCCATGCGCGCGAGCATTGCGCGGATGCTGCATATCTCCGCCAGGAATGATTTTGCCTTATTGGACCGGCTTGGCGGGGAATGCGCCGGGGCGGTGACTCTGCTGGAGCCGGGACAGACGCCCGCGGAGGAAGCCACCTTCACGAGAGATGGGGGAGAGGGAGGAGAGGAGGGCGAGCGGGTCCGCTGGCTGGATGACGCCGCCCTGCTGCAGCTCATGGAGGAGTTGCCCCGAAGGCCGCTGCTGGCTGGCGAGGCCGGCGTTCGGTTGTCCCTGGCCGGCGCGCAGGACAAGTTGCCGGTGGTGGTCTGGGAGGGGCGCATCGGCCTCCCCCTGCATGGCACTGCGAGCACGCATATTCTCAAACCGGCCATCGCCGGTGTGGAGGGGAGCGTGTGCAACGAGTGGTTTTGCATGACCCTGGCCGCTCGACTGAAGCTGCACACGGCCGCCGTCCAGGTGCATCGCGTGGCCGGCCGCGCCTTGCTGCTCGTGACCCGCTATGATCGTCAGCGACTGGCCAACGGCACCATCCATCGCCTGCACCAGGAGGATTTCTGCCAGGCCCTGGGCGTGCCGCCCGAGTATAAATACCAAAACGAAGGCGGGCCCGATGCCGCGCAGTGCTTTTCGCTGCTCCGGCAGGCCACGCGTCCCAGCGCGCCGCATCTCCTGGCCCTGCTCGACGCCATGCTGTTCAACGCCCTGCTTGGCAATCACGACGCCCATGCCAAGAATTTCTCCCTGCTGTACGCAGCCCAAGGCGCGGTGCTGGCACCGTTGTATGATGTGCTCTGCACGGCGGTCTATCCAGAGCTGACGGACAGGATGGCCATGAAGATCGGCGGGAGATACGTGTTTGAGGATGTGATGCCGCGTCACTGGGAGCGCTTCGCCACTGCGTCCGGCCTGTCTGCGGCACAGCTCAAAAAGCGTCTCGCAACGCTGGCAGCGCGCCTGCCCGTGCTTGCCGAAACCCTGGTCGCCGAGACGATTCAGCAGGGCGAGACGCATGCCATCCTGACACCTATCCTTGAGGAACTGCACCGACGTTGCGCGTTGACGCGAGCACGGCTTGAGCGGGGGGCATAA
- a CDS encoding helix-turn-helix transcriptional regulator: MPVSIQDAAALGKAVRAARKALGLTQPQLALAAGVGVRFIVELEAGKPSVRFETMLRVVQALGGGLIIDGLPAGEAKTEPGAQP, encoded by the coding sequence ATGCCAGTTTCCATTCAAGATGCTGCTGCGCTGGGCAAGGCCGTTCGTGCTGCGCGCAAGGCCCTGGGGCTCACCCAGCCGCAGTTGGCCCTTGCGGCCGGTGTGGGCGTCCGGTTCATTGTGGAGCTGGAGGCCGGCAAGCCTTCGGTGCGCTTTGAAACCATGCTGCGCGTGGTGCAGGCCCTGGGCGGCGGCCTGATTATCGACGGTCTGCCTGCGGGTGAAGCAAAGACCGAGCCTGGAGCGCAGCCGTGA
- a CDS encoding helix-turn-helix domain-containing protein → MNNLAHHQPPPSAQDAALARLSGQMLSRLAAGNRPLRVQVLEAGLESPLELPSGAVSLLVDILEAMAAGRGVTLIPETAELTTVQAAEVLNVSRPFLIRLLDTGEIPHRKVGTHRRVRMEDVLAYKQRIDAEREAILDQLAAEAQAQDMGYERLRPPGHP, encoded by the coding sequence ATGAACAATCTCGCCCATCACCAGCCGCCGCCCTCGGCGCAGGACGCCGCCCTGGCGCGGTTGTCCGGTCAGATGTTGTCGCGCCTTGCCGCCGGAAATCGCCCCTTGCGGGTGCAGGTGCTTGAGGCCGGGCTGGAATCTCCCCTTGAGCTGCCCTCGGGGGCCGTGTCCCTGCTGGTGGACATCCTGGAGGCGATGGCCGCCGGGCGCGGCGTCACGCTCATTCCAGAAACTGCCGAGCTGACGACGGTGCAGGCCGCCGAGGTGCTCAACGTCTCCCGCCCGTTCCTGATCCGCCTGCTGGACACGGGCGAAATTCCCCACCGCAAGGTTGGGACACATCGACGCGTCCGCATGGAAGACGTGCTGGCCTACAAGCAACGCATCGACGCCGAGCGTGAAGCCATCCTCGATCAGCTTGCTGCCGAGGCCCAGGCGCAGGACATGGGATACGAGCGCCTCAGACCCCCAGGACATCCATGA
- a CDS encoding ParA family protein, translating to MAGNATENPGVITVIIAIASHKGGVGKTTTCAALAFLLAKTKPVLLIDMDPQSNATSIFPPEVDGPGLAELLAGEAKLADCVRPSMLPDISILPATSALGAVESDLARRDDAGLPAIMAAIRKAAKAAGGDVVIDTAPSLAPLALAAMATATHVIVPAATNSGFALDGLERTLEACQEVRSIMRRPRIVPMILATLHAARTASCRAILGTLEEQHGAALIPRTIPRGVAVEQAEIMRRPLPDVFPKNPASKAYKSVLDYIISHGGDARGN from the coding sequence TTGGCAGGAAACGCGACAGAAAATCCGGGAGTAATTACGGTGATTATTGCCATTGCATCTCACAAGGGAGGCGTAGGGAAAACGACCACCTGCGCGGCCCTGGCGTTCTTGCTAGCCAAAACCAAGCCAGTGCTTCTGATCGACATGGATCCGCAAAGCAATGCCACCTCCATATTCCCCCCCGAAGTGGATGGTCCTGGCTTGGCCGAACTCCTGGCGGGAGAGGCAAAGCTGGCTGACTGCGTGCGCCCCTCCATGCTGCCCGACATTTCCATCCTTCCTGCCACTTCTGCCCTGGGCGCGGTGGAAAGCGACCTGGCCAGACGCGATGACGCAGGGCTGCCGGCAATCATGGCCGCCATCCGCAAGGCTGCCAAAGCTGCGGGAGGCGATGTAGTCATCGACACGGCTCCCAGCCTTGCGCCCCTGGCCCTTGCCGCCATGGCCACCGCAACCCATGTTATCGTGCCCGCGGCAACCAACTCCGGTTTTGCGTTGGACGGCCTTGAACGAACGCTGGAGGCCTGCCAGGAAGTCCGGAGCATCATGCGCCGGCCGCGCATTGTGCCCATGATTTTGGCAACCCTGCATGCGGCTCGAACCGCCTCGTGTCGGGCAATCCTTGGGACGCTGGAAGAACAGCACGGCGCCGCCCTGATCCCGCGCACCATCCCCCGCGGGGTGGCCGTTGAACAGGCCGAAATCATGCGCCGCCCACTGCCGGATGTCTTCCCAAAAAATCCTGCCAGCAAAGCGTATAAATCCGTTCTTGATTACATCATTTCTCACGGAGGTGATGCTCGTGGCAACTGA
- a CDS encoding helix-turn-helix domain-containing protein, whose protein sequence is MATDTLSRLKKSIDSRKKEINPSIISDSQHDAKSIRKPSNTESRKYGVKSDGIPSSFSDSKDVKPFRLKDPKAPRTPRQRKVANFLRRHGVVEALWEDLAKHLDLPRGTVLQIARTFEERGLLRRETLPGRTGVRLTWAETESD, encoded by the coding sequence GTGGCAACTGACACCTTAAGTCGTCTCAAGAAAAGCATTGATTCAAGAAAGAAAGAGATAAATCCCAGCATCATTTCAGATAGTCAGCACGATGCGAAATCAATCAGGAAACCTAGTAATACTGAAAGCAGGAAATACGGTGTCAAATCCGATGGCATACCCAGCTCTTTTTCTGACAGCAAAGACGTCAAACCGTTTCGTCTGAAAGATCCGAAAGCTCCTCGCACACCACGCCAGCGCAAGGTCGCCAACTTCCTTCGCCGGCATGGCGTAGTGGAGGCGTTGTGGGAAGATTTGGCCAAGCATCTGGACCTGCCGCGGGGAACGGTGTTGCAGATTGCCCGCACCTTTGAGGAGCGAGGCTTGCTGCGCCGCGAGACCCTGCCCGGTCGCACCGGCGTACGGCTGACGTGGGCAGAAACCGAATCCGACTGA
- a CDS encoding nucleotidyltransferase family protein produces the protein MNKQRALDLLRRCKPDLQARFGVTRLALFGSTARDTATSGSDVDVLVAFDGPATSTRYFGVQFYLEDLFGCPVDLVTEKALRPELRPYIEQEQAHV, from the coding sequence TTGAATAAACAGCGAGCTCTTGACCTGCTGCGCCGCTGCAAGCCGGATCTGCAGGCCCGCTTCGGCGTCACTCGGCTGGCCTTGTTCGGCTCCACCGCCCGCGATACGGCGACCAGCGGCAGCGATGTGGATGTGCTGGTCGCCTTTGACGGCCCGGCCACCTCCACGCGCTATTTCGGCGTGCAATTCTACCTGGAGGACCTGTTTGGCTGTCCGGTCGATCTGGTTACAGAAAAGGCCCTGCGGCCGGAGCTTCGTCCCTATATAGAACAGGAACAGGCCCATGTCTAA
- a CDS encoding HepT-like ribonuclease domain-containing protein — protein sequence MSNATQREWRFYLDDMIGFAEKVLTYTGGFDQAGFVASELTYDATLRNLELIGEAATHIPDEVRATHAEIPWRMIIATRNRLIHGYLGIDDDVLWSIVRDEVPVLLPLLRALKHKAQP from the coding sequence ATGTCTAATGCCACCCAACGCGAATGGCGCTTCTACCTGGATGACATGATCGGCTTCGCCGAAAAGGTGCTCACCTACACCGGCGGATTCGACCAAGCCGGGTTCGTGGCCAGCGAGCTGACCTACGACGCCACCTTGCGCAACCTGGAGCTGATTGGTGAAGCCGCCACCCATATCCCGGATGAAGTCCGCGCTACCCATGCTGAAATTCCCTGGCGGATGATCATCGCCACCCGCAACCGCCTCATCCACGGCTACCTCGGTATTGACGATGACGTTCTCTGGAGCATTGTCCGGGACGAAGTGCCTGTACTGTTGCCACTGCTCAGGGCGCTCAAGCACAAGGCGCAGCCATGA
- a CDS encoding serine integrase family protein: protein MTKKHTRKADATGRLLFKMLGAIGQFVTEIRAERQMDGILKAKGNGIKFGCSKALSHQGVLVLQQKRASGLQIKELMREYGLSKATIYRHLGNAMG from the coding sequence TTGACCAAGAAACATACCCGCAAGGCCGACGCCACAGGGCGGCTTCTCTTCAAAATGCTGGGCGCCATCGGGCAGTTTGTGACGGAAATCCGAGCCGAGCGGCAGATGGACGGCATCCTCAAGGCCAAGGGAAACGGGATCAAGTTCGGGTGCAGCAAGGCCCTTAGCCATCAAGGCGTCCTGGTGCTGCAGCAGAAAAGGGCGAGCGGGCTCCAAATTAAGGAGTTAATGCGAGAGTACGGCCTCTCCAAGGCGACGATCTACAGGCACCTTGGGAACGCGATGGGCTGA
- a CDS encoding PAS domain S-box protein has protein sequence MYEFGVYQAELLAQNEELRELRQDLEHSRDAYATLYDQAPVGYATLNPQGRIQTCNLTLGVLLHTPRSILEGRFLADFIIPQHRDVFQQHLAATMESETVYRCEISLRLNPDHPDHAGKGGHVRHARMESRCLRQTEEAERACYVAIIDVTERVEAETELRKSEQRFKIIADHTIGWESWLDPDGALLWVNPAVEPLTGYTVAECMAMADYPWPLIHAEDRQSLQQTLRQALTLKKSFKDIRFRATHKQGHVLWISLFCEPVHGSAGDFLGLRIGARDVTEREEAERLQKDIEHIIHHDLRSPMISVHSGIQLLRGASNLTSEQQYILEQISRTNRRGLSVLDNSMTLRRIEAGTYTLRPTAVQLHEVAEEAIEELSDLAEKRSAHVALTGLASLQARGDPLLCQTLLVNLLRNALEALPAAGQQVHISLSQEEGLAVLRVSNPGAVPECIRSRFFGKYVTSGKYGGTGLGAYSAQLMATAQGGTLELDASSPGRTTLILKLPLYNEQGVTPSSTGGLPVRF, from the coding sequence GTGTACGAATTTGGCGTGTACCAGGCGGAGCTTTTGGCGCAAAATGAAGAGTTGCGCGAACTTCGCCAGGATCTGGAACACTCCCGGGATGCGTATGCCACCCTGTACGATCAGGCGCCCGTGGGCTATGCCACCCTGAACCCCCAGGGCCGCATCCAAACCTGCAACCTGACCTTGGGTGTATTGCTCCATACGCCTCGCTCCATCCTGGAAGGCCGCTTCCTGGCCGACTTCATCATCCCGCAGCATCGAGACGTATTCCAACAGCATCTGGCCGCCACAATGGAGAGCGAGACTGTCTACCGGTGCGAGATCTCCCTTCGCCTGAACCCGGACCACCCGGACCACGCGGGCAAGGGTGGCCACGTGCGGCATGCACGCATGGAGAGCCGGTGCCTGCGCCAGACAGAGGAGGCCGAGAGGGCCTGTTATGTCGCCATAATTGACGTCACGGAACGGGTGGAGGCAGAAACCGAACTCAGAAAAAGCGAACAGCGGTTCAAAATCATTGCGGATCATACCATCGGCTGGGAAAGCTGGCTGGATCCGGACGGTGCGTTGCTGTGGGTGAACCCTGCCGTGGAACCGCTGACGGGATATACCGTGGCCGAGTGCATGGCCATGGCCGACTATCCCTGGCCTCTCATTCACGCGGAGGATCGTCAGTCCTTGCAACAAACACTGCGCCAGGCGCTGACGTTGAAAAAATCCTTCAAGGACATCCGGTTCCGCGCAACACACAAGCAGGGCCACGTGCTTTGGATAAGTCTGTTTTGCGAACCAGTGCACGGCAGTGCCGGGGACTTCCTGGGGCTGCGCATCGGCGCGCGGGACGTCACGGAACGCGAGGAAGCGGAGAGACTGCAAAAGGACATCGAGCACATCATCCACCACGATTTGCGAAGCCCTATGATCTCGGTGCATTCCGGCATCCAGTTGTTGCGCGGGGCCAGCAATCTGACGTCTGAGCAGCAGTACATTCTGGAGCAGATAAGCCGCACCAATCGCCGGGGGTTGTCCGTGCTGGACAATTCCATGACCCTGCGCCGCATCGAGGCCGGCACCTATACGCTGCGCCCAACCGCGGTGCAACTGCACGAGGTGGCGGAAGAGGCCATAGAAGAGTTGTCCGACCTGGCCGAGAAGCGCAGCGCCCATGTGGCACTGACCGGTCTTGCCTCGCTCCAGGCCAGAGGGGACCCGCTGCTGTGTCAAACCCTGCTCGTCAATCTGCTGCGCAATGCCTTGGAAGCCTTGCCCGCAGCAGGCCAGCAGGTGCACATCTCCCTGTCGCAGGAAGAAGGCCTGGCCGTGCTGCGGGTGAGCAACCCCGGCGCGGTGCCGGAATGCATCCGCTCTCGATTTTTTGGCAAATACGTGACGTCCGGCAAGTACGGGGGCACAGGCCTTGGAGCGTATTCCGCCCAGCTCATGGCCACGGCGCAGGGCGGCACGTTGGAATTGGATGCGTCCTCCCCGGGACGCACGACGCTTATCCTGAAACTGCCGCTCTACAATGAGCAGGGGGTGACGCCCTCATCGACTGGTGGCCTACCCGTTCGTTTTTGA